The Electrophorus electricus isolate fEleEle1 chromosome 4, fEleEle1.pri, whole genome shotgun sequence region CTCCAAGGTGGGGCCAGACAGACGAAAGCGAGGTGACTAGCTGAAGTAGATGGCAAAGGAAACAGCGCAGCAAGTCTCACTAGCAAAGCCTGGCTGGTGCCTTGCGAGAGAGAGGTGGCATGCATCCGCTTACCACATTAGAAAGGTGAAGGCACCTGGGAGCCATACTCCACACAGCTATAAGTGACTGGATGGAAACGGTCACTCGTCACTATCATGTACCTGTGTTTGGCAGTGGAAGGAAATGTTCTTGTACTTGTCGAACTGCCATAGCTGCTTTGATCTGATGCCAGAGAAATGCGACGACCTAGTGTAACTGACCACAGCGTTCCAGTTATATTCAGGCAGGTGCTTCTGGCACTATTGGTCATTATCGGCTGACAGTCGGTAAGAGGAGGTTTGTGCGATGCTGGAAATGAGCTGTGGCAGCAGAGTGGGTCAGGTTTAACAGAAGAGCAGAATCAGTGACTGTTGGAGCTTCTGCACCAGCTGTTGCTATCATCTTCGCAGCCATGGATAAAGACTGTAAATGGACCGAATTAGTGCATCACAGCATCAACACTGGTGATGGTGTACTGATTTTGGCTCTGTCCCAACTGGCTCCTGTTGACTAAGAAAGAGATCCCAGGAATCACTGATCCATTGAATGGTCCCTGGGCAGCACCAGTGGTCCTGGCAAAGAAAAAGGATAACAGATGGTGCTTCTGCATGGTCTATCGGTGGCTCAATGCTGTTACAAAGCCTGATCCATACTCACTCCCACACATTGAAGATACCTTGGACAAGCTCACAGGCTCCATGTGGTTCATGGATCTGTGGAGTGGATATCAGCAAGTGGCACTTACTCCGGATGCCAAAAAGAAGATGGTGTTCATGCTGGGTGCAGAACTGTGGTATTCATGGTGATAGTCTTCAGGCTTTGTAATGTGCCAGACAAGATTGAGCATTTGATGCAGTGAGTGCTTGTTGGCATACCTAAGGATTGGTGCATCATTCACCTAGATGCACTGGTCCAAACACCCAACTTTGATGGCATACTTACAAGTCTGGAGCAGGTAATCCAGGCTATCAAAACCACAAACCTTCAGCTACATACAAAAAAGTGAAATTTCCAGCAGTGCATGAGCTTCCTGGGACACATGAGCGAAGCCGGAGTAGAAACAAACCCAGAAAAGGCGGATGCAGTGTGGCAAATGCCCATGCTTGCCAGACTTGTGAACCTGGCTTTGGCTTTGTACTATCAGTGTCTCATGCATAGGTTTCCCAGTATAGTTGCACAGCTATTTTGGCTCACAATAAAGGGGGCTGCCTTCCAGTGGGAAAACGAGGCTAACAGTACATTTGTTGCTCTCTGTACATGATAAGTGAGATACTGGGGCTAGCATTTCCCAGGGCAAAGTGAGTTTGTTATGGACACAAACACTATCGATAGGGGCAGTGGCACTGTCCTTTCACAGATACAGGATGGGACTGAGAGATTTGCTGCATACTATTGCCAGTGCTTGAGCAAACCAGAACACAACTATTGCATAACAAAGAATGCTTGTGGGCAGCAtagtggcttggtggttagcatgtttgcctcttaGTGCTAGGGGCTTGGGTTTgtgtccctatctgggtggaggaCTCTATCCTGCATGTTGCCCTTTCTCCCCTCCATGCAGCCATTTCAGTGCCCCGgggggctgaggtttctggttgagagtacactgtgtgcaattGGCAGCcacttctcactggtgtgtgtgacgATAGCAAAAGCTATGTGTGGTTCCTtgaaaggctgtgtgtggttccttgaaaggtgctatataaatataacttgaTTTATTCCTTCAGAGCTGTTGGCTGTCATGTGGGGGGATGTACTACTTCTGTCCTTACTTCTACGGGTGCACAGACTGGCTAACATGCACTTTGATGTATGCAAAATGCTGAAATGGCTGCAGTGGAAAATTTACTTGCTTTGGATGTGGAGCTCCGCgtgcacagcaacacacagcaaaGAAAGAACTGCCACAGCAGGCATATGCGCTGTGAAtcagtctctctgctccagtgcACCTATGGAGAAGATTGCTGTGCATGTCCTGGGCCACTTTCCCACCACAAATTTGGGAACTGCTATGTCCTTGAGGCCACGGAATACTTTCCTAAGTGGCCCAAGGCATACATGCTTCCAGCCATGATGGCAGATTAGTTAGCTGAGGTGTTCTTTCAATTTAGAGGGGCaaggcagtggtaactcagtgcttaaggtacttgactagtaatcagaagggttgctagttcaagcacTGTTGCTGCCAAGTTGGCACTGTTGGGCCaatgagcaaggcccttaaccctccattgctcagattgtactcagtcataattgtaagtttttttggataaaagtgtcagctaaatgcaataaataaatgtagagtGCCAGAGGAACAAGTGGCAGAACTTCGACTCGGTGGTCATGCCTGAGGCTGATCATTTAGAAGACTTGAAATACACCGCTCCATAGTCTAAGAGAAGCCTGGTGAAGTGTTTCAAGCAGATGCTCACCACTCAGCTTTCAACTGTCACCACACAACACCAGCCCTTGCTTCTATTGGCATACTGCTCTGCCAGTAACTTCAGCCGTTCTGGAGCAAGGTACACAAAGGAGATCCACCAATGTTGTCTCTGCACTATGCACCACTAGGTTGATGCCAGCATAAAACAATCTTGTGATTCACACTGCCACACTGATATGAGTGTCACTGTAGGTCTCGTGCCATCGAAAGGGACACTGCCGCAAGCTGCATGGGAGGGCCCCTGGGAGTGCCTGGATGAGAGGGTATATTGAATCTGGGCAGAGCAATGGACTGTCAATGGATCAGCTCAGCCTGAACCTGCCCCATGAAGGAGGCCAAACAGATTGTTGGGTCAGTGTCGCACCAAGGGAATAGCCCTGAAAGTGAACTGGGAGCCCCTGCTGCTAAGCAGCAGACCCTCTGTGGCCTTTCTGAGGTAAATCCGGCCAGGGTACAGCCGTGGTCAGCCAAGTCACACAAAAAACAGGATGATAGGGAGGCTGGGATGCAAAGGGATGTGTTGTCTAGCTTGTGTGGGTTACCAGgatggaggggggagggagcaTGTGGTGTCTGTCACCTGACTTGTGGAGTGAGGCCAATTGGAGAGCAGGATATGGTGAGGACTCCCAGGATGCCCTGCTTCTCTGATGATTTATTTAGTTAATGTTTGAGCAAGGTTGTTAAATAATCTAATTGTGTTTTGgttgatttgtcttttttttggtaattaTTAGTGTGTTGGGAGATGTGTTCCCATACTTGTGATATTTCCTGATCAGTAACTTTCATCTTATTTGAGTCCAtagaatattttcttttctacCTGTTTGCTGTGCGTTTTAAAAGActttaacttgcaataaaacaACTGGTATTGACcagttcattattattatgacattCATTATTGCAGCGCATGCTGAGCATTTTGTATCAACAGCAGCTCTCATTTGTTAACTGTGGctaaataatgtataatgaacTAACATACAACCACTGGATAAAGTATATGTCTGTCTGGTTATGTAGATAATAGAGGGATGTTGTCATTTAtatcaatatttttatataattgcAATTTTAAGTTAGGCTCTGTGCTGACTGAAGTGTTCATCTGCATTTTATGACTCACACTGGAACATCAGTGCTCCCTGGTGGTAAAAACAGAAAGCACTGGTTTCACAAGTCGATCTGTTAATGAATTTTCTGTAGTTCATAATTGaattatatttcataaaattcataatttaatcaaaataatattttgggaAGAATTTTAAGGAGCTTCATGTTGTCCTTAAACTCACCCTATGGGTTTAACATCAGCATAACAGTTAAAGAATCACAAAGGTCATCTGTGTCAACAGCCAAATCTACAAACCAAAGTTTTTAAGTGCATGTTTTGTTAAGATACAGTATACCATGCAGCACCAAGACAAGAGCCATGACGTTTTGTTCAAGAACCACATTAATATAAATCACCTTCCAACAGATTGAGACATGAGATATTTTTTAGTATTCTTTTCAGGGATAAAGATGATAATGTAACATTTGGGGACAAAAATACAGAGAAGAACACCAAAACCTGAGGCtaaaatagcaaatatctcaacagctacagtgaattttccaggagagctgacataagctggaataaaggtgatccaaactgcacagaatatgagcatgctgaatgtgatgaatttggcttcattaaagttgtCAGGTAACTTTCGGGCCAGAAAAGCCAGTATAAAGCAAAAGACAGCCAGACACCCAATGTAGCCGAGCACACAGCTGAACAATGCCACAGAACCCATGTGGCATTCTAGAACAATCCGGTCCCGGTACAGCCATGTGTTCTTTACAGGATAAGGTGGGGCCGTGGTCAGCCAAGTTATACAAATGACGCATTGTAGGGCAGAGCAGAGGAATACACCCAGTCGCTGCTGGGGAGGGCGAAACCAACGTGCCATGTTGTTTCCAGGCAATGTGGCCTTGAAGGCCATAAGAACTACAAGAGTCTTACTGAGcaggcaggagagacagagggcaaaggtcaaaCCGAAGGCTGTGCGTCTGAGTGGGCAGGCCCAGCGTGTAGGCTGGCCCAGAAAGGTGAGGGCACACAGGAAGCAGAGTGTGAGCGATAGTaacagcaggaagctcagctctgagttgttggcgCGGACCAGGGGCGTGTCTCGGTGACGGAGGAAAATGCTGGCTACGGTCATAGTGGCGACTATGCCAAGGATAGCCATGGCTGCTAGGGCCATGCCAAAACCCTCAGTGTAAGACAGAAACTCGATGTGCTTGTCAACACAGCTGTCACGCTGTGGGCTGGACCAGAGGTCCTCAGGGCAGAGAGTGCACTCAGATTGGTCTGAGAACAGAAGCAAAACAGACAGTGAATGATATACCAGCACAGAACTCAATACTCAGTTACATCCAAACGCTTGTGTTTAACCTTTAATCCACGTTTAACTGCTGATTTCTGTGTATCACAGTAAGtcttgtgattttattttctcaaaaaacaaacacctaatttatgaaaataaacatgCGAGGGTAAACTGGTCTTACTTGACACCTCTAAGAAGAGACAGGTCAGAGTATAGAGACTGCAAACTTCTTGCTTTCTATGGTATTCAAATTACCACAAATTCTCACATTCCAAGGAAACTGTTTTTGTTCCCTTTTGGCTAGAGGATTCTGTGTGTTTAatcaggaaggagagagagcgagagagactaATACTGTGTTCAGGTAATGCACCTTAAGTGTGCTTTCTGTGACACAAAAGGGTTTATGCAAAAGGTCCAAAACTGCGGTTATTGAAGGTCGCAGGGAAGTTTATGCCCCAGCTCACCAGCACCCTGCTCTGCAGTGCTCAGGTCAGCTCTGGTAGGGAAGGTACTAAATTGCACTAAACAAGGAACTGGAGGAGCGAAGCTATGTACCTATGCTGCTGCTGAAGGTGCCTTCAGCACAAGGCACACAGTCGTGACAGCAGAGCGGTTCACCCTTACGTGTTGCTTTCCTGTAGCCTGGCGCGCAGCTGGCAGTGCATACCGACACTGGCACCTGTGCAGAGGAGTGGGAAAGGGTGGGGAacgaaagaaggaaaaagagagagacacagacaaagatagagaggtagaggggcttaaaatgaccattttcttttaattacaaAAGCTCAGCAATGGGAATCAACATTTCATACTTAATCTGCATAGCCAGAGCCAGGGGCTTAGACTACAGCATATAGACGTTGGCCAATAATATTCAGTTAGCAACTGCAGTCGGGTAATCGTAGTCAGTGATGTCACCTCCTTAGACCCGTCATGCCACATGATGTCCTGGTGGAGCAGCAGCTGCTGATCAGCTGGGAGAGAGGAATCAAAGTGTCCGACTTTAACGAACCGCAGAGTCCTGTCTCCTGGGCCCTTCTGCCAGTTTACTATATCGTATGAGCCCAAAGAGTCTCCATGTTCATCAAAGTACACAGTGTCTCCAAACACATTGGTGTAGTTTACCTCCTTCAGGTACTGAATCATCTAATCAAAAATAGATGTTTGCATGTCCTCAAAAGCTTACATTACATTCACGCAGGTAAACTATGTAACTATGGTAAGATTTTAGAATCAATGCAGAATCAAGATTTTTAAATCAGTGAGAAAGGAACATTTTTGTGTCATTGTAGTTCTAAGATGGTGTTTGTTATTAATAGTTAATTTGACATGACTAGGCTTTTGTGATACCTGCCAGGGCTGAAGGTTGTAGATATCTGGACAGGGCTGCTTATCAGTGGTGCTCTCATCTCTCTGACACATGAACAGGTTGTGCAGTGCCTGGGCTGCAGCATACACAGCCTTGTGCACATTGTAGGTGACTCTGAGCTGGGACACATCATTATAGGCTGTCTCAGTGTCCTcgatcctctcctctcctgtacAGGTGCGGTTATAATGGACTGCATCGGCCATCGAACCGACTGGCTTGCTCTTATTGAAGGAGCAGGAGAACTGTGTTTCCCAGAATTCTCGGGCAGAGGGGTTATATGGCTCAGCCAAAGGTCTCAGGTTATGGAGAAACTTCTGGAGGCCTGGGATCGTGGCTCGGCTGATGGCGAAGCCGATCGTACCAACAAGAGAAGGGTAGGTGGTGGACATGAGGGTGGAGGTTATCCAAGCCTCGCTGGCCACCCACTGCCTACCTGTCACGTTTTGCctcaccacctcctccatcacagGCTCAATTTCCTCCTCAGTGGCGAAACATACCAGCACGCGTGCAGTGGAGTCTTGGATGGTCTTCACGATGCCCTGAATCTGCTGCACAGATGGCACTTTGGGGATGATGATGTGAAAggccacacacacgcccaggcgTGTCAGCTCGGCAGTGCACATGCCAGTGGCAGTGTATCCGTAGTCATCATCAGTGCCCAACATGCCCACCCAGGACCAGCCAAGGTGCTTGATGAGGCGTGCTACAGCGCTGGCCTGGAATGAGTCACTGGGCACTGTACGGAAGAAATAGGGAAACTGCTTCTTGTCACTGAGGCAAGCACATGAGGCAAAGTAACTAACCTGGGAGTTTAGAGAGAAAAAcatgggtggagaggagagagcagggcaAGGCAGAGAATGAGTGGGAGACAGCAAGAATACAGCATTGTcaatatttgttaaaaatgcCAGTAAAAATCAAACGCTAcacagcaaaaaagaaacaaaaaacaaaacagccttaAATTTGCACACTTACACAATGGTTATATAAGCTGGACACAAATGAACATTTCAAGAGAATTTATCATTGTATGAGTAAATTTACACTGGGgttgagaaagagtgagagagagagagagagaaaaggggaggacATATACAACAAAACTTATACAAACAGAACATCTGTACAAAAATCTATTTGTGCTGGGCTGATCTCACCATTGGGATCTTGAACAGATTGAGCAATCTAGAGATGGTTATGGACAGGGTGGATCCTGAGTCTCCTATGATAAGAGGCACGGTCGGGGCCAAACATGCCCCAGTCTGGCTCCTCTTTATGGGCTGAGAGACCACAGACAAGGCTGTTCTCATAGACAGTGCCACCAGCCAGCACGTGTCATACAGCCTGTAACCCAGCGTGATGTTGGGAAGCAGGTCAGGGTTTCTGTTGATCTCATTTATGAAGAAGATCATAGCCTGAGACCAGCGGAGTGCACGCAAGTTCAACCTGAAGCCACAGGACATTCAAAGAGCAAAAAAGAGCCATTTGTATCATTATATCAGCTTTcttcacacacttttttttcacatacaatttttttttctgttcatttacatggtcattacatttaaacaaaaacgATCAAGAGTTAAGCTTAGCCTGTGtacaaaaaaatgcaaaacaaacaacaacaacaacaacaacaaaaccaagaCAGGGCTAGAACACGAACAAAATATGCACTGAACATTTCTGCTTCAAACACCCAGCACATTTAGTTAATGGATGAGGTGCTAATGGAACACTATTGCATCAAAGGCATCAGCAGCAAAGGGAGCTTTAATTATTGGCTGCCCATCTGCAGCAGCAAGTGTGTTTGCTGGTAGACAGTGGACATTTACCCCCTGCATCTCCTCATCCCTGG contains the following coding sequences:
- the LOC113589493 gene encoding extracellular calcium-sensing receptor: MFPLHSKGVEQELNFSSSPGMRRCRGLNLRALRWSQAMIFFINEINRNPDLLPNITLGYRLYDTCWLVALSMRTALSVVSQPIKRSQTGACLAPTVPLIIGDSGSTLSITISRLLNLFKIPMVSYFASCACLSDKKQFPYFFRTVPSDSFQASAVARLIKHLGWSWVGMLGTDDDYGYTATGMCTAELTRLGVCVAFHIIIPKVPSVQQIQGIVKTIQDSTARVLVCFATEEEIEPVMEEVVRQNVTGRQWVASEAWITSTLMSTTYPSLVGTIGFAISRATIPGLQKFLHNLRPLAEPYNPSAREFWETQFSCSFNKSKPVGSMADAVHYNRTCTGEERIEDTETAYNDVSQLRVTYNVHKAVYAAAQALHNLFMCQRDESTTDKQPCPDIYNLQPWQMIQYLKEVNYTNVFGDTVYFDEHGDSLGSYDIVNWQKGPGDRTLRFVKVGHFDSSLPADQQLLLHQDIMWHDGSKEVPVSVCTASCAPGYRKATRKGEPLCCHDCVPCAEGTFSSSIDQSECTLCPEDLWSSPQRDSCVDKHIEFLSYTEGFGMALAAMAILGIVATMTVASIFLRHRDTPLVRANNSELSFLLLLSLTLCFLCALTFLGQPTRWACPLRRTAFGLTFALCLSCLLSKTLVVLMAFKATLPGNNMARWFRPPQQRLGVFLCSALQCVICITWLTTAPPYPVKNTWLYRDRIVLECHMGSVALFSCVLGYIGCLAVFCFILAFLARKLPDNFNEAKFITFSMLIFCAVWITFIPAYVSSPGKFTVAVEIFAILASGFGVLLCIFVPKCYIIIFIPEKNTKKYLMSQSVGR